Genomic DNA from Ilyobacter polytropus DSM 2926:
AAACGAGAAGCATTACAACCAAAAGTTTAAATATCTTCTTCATCTTTAAAATCCTCCATTATCATTTTTTTCAGTTCATCCAATATATCTATTTCTTTAACCTGTTTAACAACTTTACCTTTTTTAAAGAGAACCCCTATACCCTTTCCACCAGCCACACCGTAGTCAGCTTCCCGAGCTTCTCCCGGACCGTTTACCACACAGCCCATCACAGCTATCTTGACCTTTTTTTCAAAGGTGCTAAACTCCTGTTCCACTTTTTTTGCAAGATCTATAAGATCTATCTCAGTCCTTCCACAGGTAGGACAGGATATTATCTCTGTTCCCTCTTCTCTCAGACCAAGTACCTTTAGTATCTCTTTGGCAACCTTGATCTCTTCCACAGGGTTTTCAGTCAGTGATACCCTTATGGTATCCCCTATATCATCTACAAGAAGTCCCCCTATACCTATTGAGGATTTCACAGTCCCCTGAAATGCAGTTCCTGCCTCTGTTACACCTAGATGAAGAGGATAGTCTACTATCTCCCTCATCATCCTGTAGGCTCTGACCATCATCTTCACGTTGCTAGATTTAAGTGATATTATTATATCCTCAAATCCGAACTTTTCCAGAAGCCTCACATGGTAAAGACCACTTTCAACCATGGCCTCAGGGGTAGGTCTTCCGTATTTTTCAAGTATACTCTTTTCCAGTGATCCTGCATTTACACCTATTCTTATGGGTATGTTGTATTCTTTGGCCTTTTCCACAACCATGGCAACTTTATCGTCGTTCCCTATGTTTCCAGGATTTATTCTCAGCTTATCTACGCCATTTTCCATAGCTGATATAGCGAGCCTGTAGTCAAAATGAATATCTGCTGCCAAAGGTATGCTTATCTGTTTTTTTATCTCTTTTATTGCTTCGGCTGCCTCTGTGTCATTTACTGTTACCCTTACAAGTTGGCATCCTGCATTTTCAAGTTCCTTTATCTGTTTCACAGTGGCCTTTATATCTGAAGTTTTAGTATTAGTCATCGACTGGATTATAACCTCGCTGTCTCCGCCAATATATATGTTCCCCACCTTTATCTTTCTAGAACCCGTCATTTTATTTCCACTCCATCCTTGTCTGTCTTCGCTAATTAAATTATACAAAATTTACTCCTCAATTTCAATGGACTCCAGCACATATCTTCCCTTATATATTTTCACCACAATATAAGATCTGTCTCCTTCAGCTATTTTCTTTTCTGTTTCTTTCGCCTTGCCTTCCTCCATGTAGAATCTTTTAAAGGGGTTTTCAAAATAGGTTTTGTTGTTATAAGTATTTCTTATTTTACCCTTTATATATTCCATATTTTCAGGTTTTCCATTGGAAAATTCAGTTATTTTGCTCCACTCTCCATCTTTTTTTAAGATGAGATAGCCATTTTTATTTTCAACATTTTCATAGTCTCCTGCAAGCTCTCTGTGATCTAGATTTATACTTAGATAATTCCCCCTCATATAGTCATAAGGATCCCTTGGGGCAACTCGAAATTTATGGGTGTTTCCCTTCTTAATTATAATCTCTTTATTTACAACCATAAGTAAAAATACTCCCAACTGAAAAAATACCATAACTGCAAAAATAATTTTATTTCTCAACAGAACCACCTCTTTTTCTGCTCATATATAGATTACCGGCTATAAGTGCTCCTCCGAGAAGAATAAAGACAAGTCCCCTTGTGAGGGTTGATATTTTGTAATCGAAAAACCTTGTTGCAATAAGCCCTCCTACTATTAAGCTTCCATTATTAAAGCTTCTTACATCTCCTCTTTTGAAACCCTCGTATATAAAATTACCTCCTATGATCAGAAAATATATATTATATACTATAAATCCCCAACTGAAAAATAAGGGTAATATAATAAGTGGCATGTTCCACAGAATAATATTTTTAAAGTCTTCTTTTCTTATAAAAAGTAAAACTAATACTATAATATAAAATAGGGCAGAAACCCAAAATACCTTGTCATAAACCAGTTCACTGCTGAATATATAGTCTTTTTTGAAGGTTAAAAAATAAGCCATTATTATAGTCAGCTGCTCCCCAATTTTTTTTAAGCCCAGTGGAAAGGTATAGACCCCTGCAAAAAGAGCACTGTATAAAAGCAGTCCCGCCTTGGAGTTATGAGAAAACTGACCATACCACGCCATAAGTCCTATCAAAAACAAAACTTTTGAAGATGCTTCAACTAATGCACCTATTCCCTCTTTTTTTCTGGAAAATAAAAATATAGGCAAACCTAGTAGCATATAAATCAGTATATATCCATCGGAACTCTGGTACCTGTATAAAACAAAACCGTAAATTAGTGTATTTATTCCTCCCTTTGTAAAATACAATACCGGAATACTTAGTGTAGCCCAAGCTAAATAAAACCCTTGATCCTCTCCTGAAATATTATACATCTGAGATATCATAGCTATCGATAAGCCCACCATCAGAATGAGAAAAACTCCGGTTCCAGATACAAACTCCCTTTTTTTCTCCAGTGAAAAATAAAAGATAATCTGACCCGTTATTATGGAGGATATAAGAATCCCGGTCTTGATACCTCTGCCTATTTTCGACCAGTTATATGCAAATAAAAGAATTATACCCAAGCCTATCAATAAGCATCCTGTAGTTATAAAAAAATTAAAAAAACCTTTTCTATTATCTCCTTTACCTGCATAAAAATTCTCTATATCATTGTAAACTTCATCTGTGATAACCCCCAGTCCTCGAAGTCTTTCCAGCTCTTTTAATATGATCTTCCCCCTCATAAATCCCTCCTGATCCCATATTTTCATAAACAAAAGATAATTCCATATAATAAAATCACATAAAATTATTCTGAGATCTAGGTTTCTTCCTTTAAAAAAAAGTCCTGCACATGGCAGGACTATTTTACAAGATATTTCATAGGGTTGTATGGTACCCCATTTTTTCTTATTTCAAAGTGAAGATGAGGACCTGTTACTCTTCCTGTCATCCCTGTTTTTCCTATTACCTGACCTTGTTTCACATACTGTCCAGGCTTTACATTTATATTGTTAAGATGTGCCGCTCTTGTCTCGTATCCTCCAGAATGTTTTATGATTATTATCTTACCATAACCACTCATCCACCCTGCATAAGTTACTTTACCGGCTTTTGCAGCATGAAGAGGTACATATTTTGCTCTCAAATCTACACCTTTATGGTATATATATCTCTTTAGCACAGGATGGAATCTTCTTCCAAATGGGCTAGTTATACCTTTCCATTTTACAGGCATACTAAAATTAACAGTTCTTTTTTTGGCCGCTGCTACCACCTGTTTTAGGTCTGGATTCGGTATATAAAGACTTTGTCCTACCTTAAGGGAACTGTTATTGAGTTTATTATAATTCATCATATCGTCAATTTTTACATTGTATTTTTTAGAGATTTTATAAAGGGAGTCGCCCTTTTTTACCTTGTAGAATATTCCGTTTCCAGAAATTATATTCAGTTTGTCTCCTATTTTTAAAACACTTCCCACCTGGGGATTGTTGGCTCTCAAAACTGCCAGTTCCTGATTAAACTTTTTAGCTATCTTATAAAGGGAA
This window encodes:
- a CDS encoding peptidoglycan DD-metalloendopeptidase family protein, coding for MNRRFTNLLTALVVIVLVLSVQVARVVKREVMDVKKFTDYYEATDAANGGFEVLDSNYITIEKEYTLKVEKVEDSKQPAEKSYSIPTFEIYQVKSGDSLYKIAKKFNQELAVLRANNPQVGSVLKIGDKLNIISGNGIFYKVKKGDSLYKISKKYNVKIDDMMNYNKLNNSSLKVGQSLYIPNPDLKQVVAAAKKRTVNFSMPVKWKGITSPFGRRFHPVLKRYIYHKGVDLRAKYVPLHAAKAGKVTYAGWMSGYGKIIIIKHSGGYETRAAHLNNINVKPGQYVKQGQVIGKTGMTGRVTGPHLHFEIRKNGVPYNPMKYLVK
- a CDS encoding GDYXXLXY domain-containing protein encodes the protein MRNKIIFAVMVFFQLGVFLLMVVNKEIIIKKGNTHKFRVAPRDPYDYMRGNYLSINLDHRELAGDYENVENKNGYLILKKDGEWSKITEFSNGKPENMEYIKGKIRNTYNNKTYFENPFKRFYMEEGKAKETEKKIAEGDRSYIVVKIYKGRYVLESIEIEE
- a CDS encoding DUF2157 domain-containing protein gives rise to the protein MRGKIILKELERLRGLGVITDEVYNDIENFYAGKGDNRKGFFNFFITTGCLLIGLGIILLFAYNWSKIGRGIKTGILISSIITGQIIFYFSLEKKREFVSGTGVFLILMVGLSIAMISQMYNISGEDQGFYLAWATLSIPVLYFTKGGINTLIYGFVLYRYQSSDGYILIYMLLGLPIFLFSRKKEGIGALVEASSKVLFLIGLMAWYGQFSHNSKAGLLLYSALFAGVYTFPLGLKKIGEQLTIIMAYFLTFKKDYIFSSELVYDKVFWVSALFYIIVLVLLFIRKEDFKNIILWNMPLIILPLFFSWGFIVYNIYFLIIGGNFIYEGFKRGDVRSFNNGSLIVGGLIATRFFDYKISTLTRGLVFILLGGALIAGNLYMSRKRGGSVEK
- the ispG gene encoding flavodoxin-dependent (E)-4-hydroxy-3-methylbut-2-enyl-diphosphate synthase; translated protein: MTGSRKIKVGNIYIGGDSEVIIQSMTNTKTSDIKATVKQIKELENAGCQLVRVTVNDTEAAEAIKEIKKQISIPLAADIHFDYRLAISAMENGVDKLRINPGNIGNDDKVAMVVEKAKEYNIPIRIGVNAGSLEKSILEKYGRPTPEAMVESGLYHVRLLEKFGFEDIIISLKSSNVKMMVRAYRMMREIVDYPLHLGVTEAGTAFQGTVKSSIGIGGLLVDDIGDTIRVSLTENPVEEIKVAKEILKVLGLREEGTEIISCPTCGRTEIDLIDLAKKVEQEFSTFEKKVKIAVMGCVVNGPGEAREADYGVAGGKGIGVLFKKGKVVKQVKEIDILDELKKMIMEDFKDEEDI